One window of the Perca fluviatilis chromosome 5, GENO_Pfluv_1.0, whole genome shotgun sequence genome contains the following:
- the slc9a8 gene encoding sodium/hydrogen exchanger 8, producing the protein MHGVNHKVVLLSFLLLFVNPCTPEQAERENSLDLHERDDDGGDVHHAQVENQQTLVTNNKEDGHDSIGPQKDGHSVSKSNDTDNYVNETLHSTTPAVKPTTPAPPTVKPILPVQTGVKAQEEEQSSGLTIFFSLLVIGICIILVHLLIKFKLHFLPESVAVVSLGILMGGFIKIIEFQELANWKEEEMFRPNMFFLLLLPPIIFESGYSLHKGNFFQNIGSITLFAVIGTTISAFIVGGGIYFLGQADVIYKMSMTDSFAFGSLISAVDPVATIAIFNALNVDPVLNMLVFGESILNDAVSIVLTNTAEGFSRSDNSMVTGWETFWQAMGYFLKMFFGSAALGTLTGLISALFLKHFDLRKTPSLEFGMMIIFAYLPYGLAEGIKLSGIMSILFAGIVMSHYTHHNLSPVTQILMQQTLRTMAFMCETCVFAFLGLSIFSFPHKFELSFVIWCIVLVLLGRAVNIFPLTFLLNFFRDHKITPKMMFIMWFSGLRGAIPYALSLHLGLEPIEKRQLIGTTTIIIVLFTILLMGGGTMPLIRIMDIEESQSRRKSKKDINLSKTEKMGNTIESEHLSELTEEEYEAHIYQRQDLKGFMWLDAKYLNPFFTRRLTQEDLLHGRIQMKTLTNKWYEEVRQGPSGSEDDDDEAELL; encoded by the exons ATGCACGGTGTTAACCATAAAGTTGTGTTGCTGTCCTTTTTGCTGTTATTTGTTAATCCGTGCACGCCAGAGCAAGCCGAGAGGGAAAACTCGTTGGACCTGCATGAGAGAGATGACGACGGAGGGGATGTGCACCATGCTCAAGTTGAAAACCAGCAAACATTAGTAACAAACAATAAAGAAGATGGACACGATTCAATCGGCCCACAGAAGGATGGACACTCTGTCAG CAAGTCCAATGACACCGATAACTACGTCAATGAGACCCTCCACTCTACAACACCTGCTGTCAAGCCGACGACCCCGGCACCCCCAACCGTCAAGCCCATTCTGCCTGTACAGACAGGGGTCAAGGCCCAGGAAGAAGAGCAGTCTAGCGGGCTGACCATATTCTTCAGCCTGCTGGTTATTG GTATCTGCATCATATTGGTGCACCTGCTTATCAAGTTCAAACTGCATTTTCTCCCAGAGAGTGTGGCTGTCGTGTCCCTTG GAATTCTAATGGGAGGCTTCATTAAGATCATTGAGTTCCAGGAACTGGCCAACTGGAAG GAGGAGGAAATGTTCCGACCCAACATGTTCTTCCTTTTGCTCCTGCCTCCCATCATCTTTGAATCTGGATACTCTTTACACAAG GGTAACTTCTTCCAGAACATTGGCTCCATTACTCTCTTTGCTGTGATCGGCACAACTATCTCTGCCTTCATAGTCGGAGGAGGTATCTATTTTCTTGGGCAG gctGATGTGATTTATAAGATGTCTATGACTGATAG CTTTGCCTTTGGCTCCCTGATCTCCGCTGTAGACCCTGTAGCTACCATCGCCATCTTTAACGCCCTCAACGTGGACCCGGTCCTCAACATGCTGGTGTTCGGTGAGAGCATCCTTAACGACGCCGTCTCCATTGTCCTCACAAA CACGGCGGAGGGCTTTTCCCGCTCAGACAACTCGATGGTAACAGGATGGGAGACGTTTTGGCAAGCAATGGGTTATttccttaaaatgttttttggttCTGCTGCTCTGGGAACCCTCACTGGACTCATCTCGGCTCTT TTTCTGAAACACTTTGATCTGAGGAAGACTCCTTCACTGGAGTTTGGTATGATGATCATCTTTGCGTACCTGCCCTATGGCCTGGCAGAAGGCATCAAACTGTCTG GAATAATGTCCATCCTGTTTGCGGGAATTGTGATGTCACACTACACCCATCACAACTTGTCTCCTGTCACACAGATCCTCATGCAGCAGACACTGCGCACAATGGCATTCATGTGTG AGACATGTGTGTTTGCCTTCCTTGGTCTCTCCATCTTCAGCTTCCCTCATAAGTTTGAATTATCTTTCGTGATCTGGTGCATA GTCCTGGTTCTTCTCGGCCGTGCAGTAAACATCTTCCCTCTGACATTCCTGCTGAACTTTTTCAGAGACCACAAGATCACACCCAAAATGATGTTCATCATGTGGTTTAGTG GTTTGCGAGGTGCTATCCCCTACGCGTTGAGCCTTCATCTGGGCCTGGAGCCCATTGAGAAACGTCAACTAATTGgtaccaccaccatcatcatcgtTCTCTTTACCATCCTTCTCATGGGCGGCGGGACCATGCCACTCATTCGCATCATGGACATTGAGGAAAGCCAGTCGAGGCGTAAGAGCAAGAAAGACATCAATCTCAGCAAGACGGAGAAAATG GGTAATACCATTGAGTCAGAGCACCTATCAGAACTAACGGAGGAGGAGTACGAGGCTCATATCTACCAGAGACAAGATCTGAAGGGCTTTATGTGGCTTGACGCTAAATACCTTAACCCCTTCTTCACTCGCAGGCTCACCCAAGAG GACTTGTTACATGGCCGAATCCAAATGAAGACCCTTACCAACAAGTGGTACGAAGAAGTTCGCCAGGGACCCTCAGGCTCGGAAGATGACGATGATGAAGCAGAACTTCTGTGA